The Candidatus Vicinibacter proximus sequence TCATGATTTGCTTTGAAGAAAGGGTTCAACTAATCGATCTTTTCCAAAAATAAAATCTTCTCTTTCATAACTTGCCGGTGCAGTTTTATCATTCTGAAGAAAGATTGCAGCTTTGGGACATGCCTCTTCACACAATCCGCAAAAAATACACCTGAGCATATTTATTTCATAAACAGAAGCATACTTTTCCTCGCGATACAAATTCTTTTCCTCTGGCTTTCTTTCTGCTGCGGTCATGGTAATCGCTTCCGCAGGACAGGCTAATGCACACAATCCACATGCAGTACACCGCTCGGCCCCTTTTTCATCTCTTTTCAGAATATGAAGACCTCTGAAAACCTCACTCATCGGTCTTTTTTGTTCCGGATATTGAATGGTGGCCTTACGCTTAAACAGATGGCTGATGGTAATGGACATTCCCTTAAGAATCGCAGGGAGATATATTTTTTCCATAAAAGTCATTGGCTTTCTTTCCATGACTTTTATTCTGTTTGTTAGCTTGATTACACTCATAAGGATTTCATCATTT is a genomic window containing:
- the nuoI gene encoding NADH-quinone oxidoreductase subunit NuoI — protein: MTFMEKIYLPAILKGMSITISHLFKRKATIQYPEQKRPMSEVFRGLHILKRDEKGAERCTACGLCALACPAEAITMTAAERKPEEKNLYREEKYASVYEINMLRCIFCGLCEEACPKAAIFLQNDKTAPASYEREDFIFGKDRLVEPFLQSKS